In one Lolium rigidum isolate FL_2022 chromosome 3, APGP_CSIRO_Lrig_0.1, whole genome shotgun sequence genomic region, the following are encoded:
- the LOC124700635 gene encoding probable indole-3-pyruvate monooxygenase YUCCA10, with protein sequence MENVVVLIVGAGPAGLATAACLTQFSIPYVIVEREDCSASLWRNRAYDRLKLHLAKEFCELPHMSYPSDAPTYIPKALFVKYLDDYMERFDIQPKYLTSVESSKYENDKKCWSIVARDMAEGTTMNFVAKFLVVASGENSAENIPDIPGLHSFPGEAIHSSRYKSGKSFSGKSVLVIGSGNSGMEIAYDLATHGANTSIVIRSPMHVMTKELIRLGMTLAQHLPLNLVDNLLVMEAKFIFGDLTRHGIRMPKLGPMNLKSKTGRSAVIDVGTVGLIKRGIIQVQGSISKIMGNIVKFQSGDEIPFDAIVFATGYKSTANMWLKNGESMLNDNGLPTKEYPNHWKGENRLYCAGLARRGLAGIAADAKSIADDIKSVIGSMCG encoded by the exons ATGGAGAATGTTGTCGTGCTGATTGTTGGTGCTGGTCCAGCAGGCCTCGCGACAGCAGCATGCCTTACCCAGTTCTCCATTCCCTACGTCATCGTCGAGCGTGAGGACTGCAGCGCGTCACTTTGGCGCAACCGCGCATATGATCGCTTGAAGCTGCATCTTGCAAAGGAGTTCTGTGAGTTACCACACATGTCATACCCATCAGATGCACCAACATACATTCCAAAAGctctgtttgtcaagtacttggatGACTATATGGAGCGCTTTGATATTCAACCGAAGTATCTCACTAGCGTGGAGTCATCCAAATATGAGAATGATAAGAAGTGTTGGTCCATCGTGGCTCGTGACATGGCGGAGGGCACAACAATGAATTTTGTTGCAAAGTTCCTAGTTGTGGCAAGTGGTGAGAATAGTGCAGAGAATATTCCTGATATTCCAGGACTTCACAGTTTTCCGGGTGAGGCCATCCACTCGTCAAGATACAAGTCAGGCAAGAGCTTCTCCGGTAAGAGCGTGTTGGTCATTGGATCTGGCAACTCCGGGATGGAAATCGCTTACGACCTTGCGACCCATGGTGCCAATACTTCGATTGTTATACGAAGCCCG ATGCATGTAATGACAAAGGAACTAATCCGGTTGGGGATGACATTAGCCCAACATCTTCCCCTGAATCTAGTGGATAACCTCCTTGTTATGGAGGCAAAATTCATATTTGGAGATCTAACAAGGCATGGCATCAGAATGCCAAAATTGGGTCCAATGAATCTCAAGTCAAAAACCGGCCGATCCGCTGTGATTGATGTTGGCACTGTTGGGCTAATAAAAAGAGGCATCATCCAA GTTCAAGGAAGCATTAGTAAGATCATGGGCAACATAGTAAAATTTCAATCTGGGGATGAAATCCCATTTGACGCAATTGTGTTCGCAACTGGATACAAAAGCACAGCAAATATGTGGCTCAAG AATGGTGAGAGCATGTTAAATGACAATGGACTGCCAACCAAAGAATATCCGAATCACTGGAAAGGTGAAAATAGGCTCTACTGTGCTGGGTTGGCGAGGAGAGGATTGGCTGGTATTGCTGCGGATGCTAAGAGTATCGCTGATGACATTAAATCGGTGATAGGTTCTATGTGTGGCTAA